The genomic region TTAAAAAATAGATATAATCCATATAGTCTGACGCAATTTAATAGTAATATGCCAAATAAAAAAGTTAAACATATGGATGATGTAACCTGTGAGTACTATGTGCGGTTAATGGTTGACGATCAACCAGGAGTTTTAGGTAAAATTGCTTCTTGTTTTGGTAAAAATGGAGTAAGTTTATCTTCAGTAATTCAAAAAGGTGAAAATGTTCGTCCAGTAGCCTTAGTGTTTGTTACTCATTACACTACGGAAGGTAATGTTCAAAAGGCAATGGAAGAAATAAGAAGGATGCCAGATGTAATTGAAGTGGCAAATATTATTCGTCTAGAAAATGGAAAAAAATAATTCATTATTAGCAAAGTAGGAAGACCGAGGAGGTTCGATAAGGTGTTTATTAAAGTAACAGTACCAGCAACAACTGCTAATATTGGTCCGGGCTTTGATTGTTTAGGAATTGCTCTTTCTCTGTATAATACTATTGAAGTAAAGGAAATAGAAGAGGGTATAAAAGTAGAGGTAGATGGTATCATTGAAAATGATCTAGAAGTTAATAAGGAAAATTTAGTTTATAAAAGTATGAACAGAATTTTTAAAGAGATAGGATATACACCTAAAGGTATTTATATAAGGCAAGTTAACAACATTCCGTTCTCTAGAGGCTTAGGCAGTAGTGCAGCCTGTATTGTTGGAGGACTATTAGCTGCTAATGAACTAGTAGGAAATCCATATTCCAAAGACCAGATTTTAAAAATGGCTGTGGAGATTGAAGGGCACCCTGATAATGTAGCACCAGCTTTATTTGGTGGGTTTGTTGTTTCTACTAGTAGAAATGAAAGGGTAAGCTATATAAAATCAACTTTAAATGAAAATTTAAAATTTTTAGTTGGAATACCTAAAGAGGGTTTAAGCACTAAAACCTCAAGGGAGGCCTTGCCAAATGAAGTAGTTTTTGAAGATGCAGTATTTAATACAGGAAATGCAGCCTTGTTAGTAGCTGCATTTATGTCTGGTGATTATAGTAAAATAAGTGAAGCTATTAGCGACCGATTACACCAACCCTATAGGTTAAAACTAATGGAATCTTTAGAAAAAATATTTATAGAAGCACATAATGAAAATTTAAAAAGTATATTTTTAAGCGGAGCAGGACCAACAATTATTGCACTTGATTGGAGTGACAATCAAGAAAAGGAAAAATTGTTTGCAGAAGTACTACAAACTGTTGATAAAAATTGGGAAATGTTAAAATTAACCGTAGATAATAAAGGAGCTATTGTAGAATTATAGAAATATATAGAATATATGTATTATAATATATTAGAAATATATAGAATATATGTATTATAATATATAATAATAATATATGAGTATATTTCAAGAGGTGATATTTATGGCAGATATTAGATTAAATAGGTTAGCAAAGCTACTAGTTGAATACTCCGCAGAAGTTAAAAAAGGTGATAAAGTGTATATACAAGCGGAGGATATAGCTATACCCTATATTGTTGAAGTTGCAAAAGAGGCTATTAAAAAAGGCGCAATAGTTGAGACGATTGTAAAAATTCCGGAAGTAACAGAGTGTCTATATAAGTATGGGGATGAAGAACAAATTAGTTCTCCGAGTAAAAGGTTAAAGCAAGTAGTAAATAATGCAGATGTTTATTTAACAGCCTGGGGTACAAAGAATACTAGATCAAATACGAATATAGACTCTAAAAAGATTCAGCAACTTGCCCGAGGGAATAAAGAAACTAGAGAGGAATTCTCAAGGAAAATTGGGACAGGTGAGATTAGATGGTGTGGCACTCAATTTCCAACCCATGGAGATGCTCAAGAGGCAGGTATGAGCCTCGCGGAATATGAGGACTTTGTATATGGGGCTGGATTATTGGATAAGGAAGATCCAATTTCAGAGTGGAAGCGTATAGAAGAAGAGCAGGAAAGATGGATTAAATATTTAGATACAAAACATGAGCTACATATCCGCTCTAAGGATACAGATATAAAGGTTAATATTTCAGGAAGAAAGTGGATAAATTGCTGTGGAAAAGAAAATTTTCCTGATGGTGAAATATTTACATCCCCAGTAGAGGATGGAGTTAACGGCCACATTACTTTTTCATTTCCTGGAATTTATGCAGGTAAAGAAATTGAAAATATATATTTAGAGGTTCAAAATGGAAAAGTTGTGAAGGCTACTGCTTCTAAAGGAGAGGATTTACTTCAAGCACTTTTAGATACGGATGAGGGAGCGAGATTCTTTGGGGAGGTAGCCATTGGAACAAATTATGGAATAAAAAAATTTACTAGAAATATGCTTTTTGATGAAAAAATAGGTGGTACTATACATATGGCCATAGGTGATTCTATGTTAGAGGCTAGAGGCAAAAACCGTTCAGCAATACATTGGGATATGTTATGTGATATGAGAGAGTCAGGAGAAATATATGCTGATGGACAACTGTTTTATAAAGATGGTAGGTTTATAGATAGTGTGCTTTAAGTAAAGGTAGTGGGTTTAATAGGCTCACTACTTTATTTATTTTAAGTTGTTTTGAATGCTTTATAAATGTTAACAATAATAGATAAGATAGGAAAAATATGTTAATATAATAGGGTGGAGATAATAGAGTAAGAGGGGATATTCAGTGATAAAACTAGCAGCATTATTAATTGGGGCATTAATAGCAATAATGATTCAAATGAATGGGACATTAGGAGAATTTACTAACGTATATTTTAGTTCATTTTTTACTCATGGCATTGGTGCTGTAGGCATTCTATTTTTATTAATATTTGTTAAGCAAAATAAAAATAAGGATATTAATTTGTCTAAATACTTTTATATAGGAGGGGCACTTGGAGCAGTAATTATTATTTTAAATAATTTAAGCTTTCAAGCTTTAGGAGTATCAATGACAGTAGCCCTTACACTTTTAGGACAAGTAACAGCTTCTATAGTTATTGATAATTGTGGTCTTCTTAACATGGAAAAGGTAAGCTTCAATAAAAAGAAGGTTGTAGGATTGTTTTTGATTATTATCGGAATCGTTGTAATGATGTTTTTTTAAGGAGTTGAAACCATGATTATATTGTACGGAATGATGGCAGTTTTAGCTGGGGCTATGGTAACGGTTTCATCTGCCTTAAATGCGCAGGTTGGGAGAAGACATGGAATTTATACAGCTGCCCTTATAAATAATTCCTTAGCAACAGTAATAACCGGTGTAATACTTTTGTTTCTATATAATGGGCTAGGAATCCAGGCAAATGTACTTTTAGAAATACCAACATGGGCTTTATTTGGTGGAGTTGCTGCAATTATTATAGTAGTAGGAAGCAATGTCATAATTCCACAGATGCCGATCATATACACATCACTACTAGTATTTATAGGACAATTTTCAATGGGATTAGTGATGGATATTTTAAATGGTAGGAGCTTGTCTGGAGGTAAACTATTTGGTTTTCTTTTAGTTTTAGGTGGGTTATTATATAACTTTTATATAGATAAAACAGGAAATAGATGACATATTTATTATTATAGTCTTAAGGACATATATCATATATAATAAGTTAAAGAAAGTAAAAGAAGCATTTAGCCGTGAAAATATATAAATAAAGGGATGGTTCATATGAAGATTACATGGGATAAACAATATTTAAAATATTCTTTGTATGCAGCACTTACAATTGCTTTGTCCATAATTATTTATCAAGTACTAGATAATGCTGGCCATCTGTTAAATAAAGGTGGGGAATATTTTAGATTTATACGTTCATTACTGAGACCGTTTATTATTGGTGGTTTTGTTGCTTATCTCTTAAATCCAGGAGTTAGATGGTTTGAAAAAAGAGTATATTCAAGAATTGAAAGTTTTAAAAATAGAAACAAATTAATTAGAGTAATTAGTATTCTAACAATTTACTTTATTTTTATCGGATTTATAACAATTATATCTTTAAAAGTAGCACCTCAAATTGCGCAAAACATTAGAGACATCTCTAGGCGCGTCCCAGAATATTTTAATTATACAAGTAACTTAATTACCCAGTGGATTAATGAACTTCAAGCTGAGAGTATATACAACTTTAGCCAACATGTAGAAAGAAATATTAGAGAAATATTTAATAAAACCAGTGAGATATTAGATTATGTCTTAAATAATGTTGTAATAAGTATAATGTCTATTACATCTGGAATTCTGAATTTTATATTGGCATTGATAATAGCATTTTATATGTTGATGGATAAGGAATCTTTTAAAGAGGGCGTTGAAAAATTATTAAGTGTAGTGATGTTGGACGAAAACGTAAAAAAGATTAAGGATTTTGGTAGAGAAGCAGATGAACTATTTGGAAAATTTATTGTTGGAAAGTCTATAGATTCATTTATTATAGGGTGTATGTGTTTAGTTGGATTAAGCTTAATGAATATAAGGTATGCTTTACTACTGGCAGTTATGGTTGGTATAACTAATATGATTCCATACTTTGGACCATTTATCGGAGGAGTGCCAGCTGTATTAGTAACTTTCTTCGACAGTCCAGTAAAGGCCCTATGGGTAATGCTATTTATTTTAGCACTGCAGCAATTCGATGGTTTGTTTTTAGGACCAAAGATATTAGGGGATAGTGTGGGATTAAGTCCATTTTGGATTATTTTTTCAATAGTTGTTGGTGGTGGAATCGCTGGAGTACTGGGTATGTTTTTAGGAGTACCTATGTTTGCAATAATAAGGTTATTAACTATTAGAATAATTGACAAGCAGTTAGATAAGAAAAAGAATAGAACAAAAAGGGAGTTAACCTAAAGGAAAGGTTTGTCCAATATATTTACACTGTAAATTTTTTATACACATCATTGCAAAGTAATTGTAATGATGGATTAGTTTGACGTAAAACTAAATTTCCGTTATTATAGTTTATAAGCCAGTTATTTAATAGTATTTGTCACTTAAGGATAGAGGAAAATAAGTGGCACATAACTTGCATATAAAATAATGGAGAGATTATGTTTTTAAATATCGAACTTAAACTTAATATTTAAAGTATATAAAAAATTGAAAGGTGGATGAATAATATGAGAGAAGTAGTTATTGTTAGTGCTGTTAGAACACCTGTTGGAAGTTTTAATGGAGCTTTAGCAGGAGTTTCAGCAGGAGAGCTAGGGGCTATAGCTATTAAAGAAGCTCTTATAAGAGCTGGAATTACAGGAGAACAAGTAGATGAAGTATATATGGGATGTATTCTTCAAGCTGGTTTAGGCCAAGGTGTAGCTAGACAAGCTTCTATCGGTGCAGGAATTCCTGTTGAAGTACCTGCTACATCAGTTAACATTCTTTGTGGATCAGGTCTAAGAACAGTTGGTATGGCTGCTCAAACTATTATTGCTGGGGATAACGATATAGTTGTTGCTGGTGGAACAGAAAGTATGAGTAACTCTCCATATCTTTTACCTAAAGCAAGATGGGGAATGAGAATGGGTCATGAAAAGGTAATTGATTCAATGATTATGGATGGATTAACTGATGCATTCCACAACTACCATATGGGTATCACTGCTGAAAATGTAGCTGAAAAATATGGAATTACAAGAGAAGAGCAAGATCAATTTGCTTTAGGAAGTCAAAATAAAGCAGAAGCAGCTCAAAGAGCTGGATTATTCGATAAAGAAATCGTACCTGTTACTATTCAAACTAGAAAAGGTGAAATAGTAGTTGATAAGGATGAATACATTAAATATGGTACTACTTTAGAAGGATTACAAAAACAAAAACCTGCATTCAAAAAAGATGGTACAGTAACTGCTGGTAATGCTTCTGGTATTAATGATGGAGCTGCAGCAATCGTTGTTATGAGTGCTGATAAAGCAAAGGAATTAGGACTTAAACCAATAGCTAAAATTGTTGCTTTTGCTAATGCTGGGGTAGATCCATCTATCATGGGTATTGGACCAATCCCTGCGACTCAAAAAGCTTTAGCTAGAGCTGGTTGGACTGTAGAAGATTTAGAGTTAATCGAGTCTAACGAAGCATTTGCTGCTCAATCATTAGCAGTAGTTAAAGGATTAAATCTAGATGCGACCAAAGTAAACGTTAAGGGTGGAGCTATTGCAATTGGACATCCAATCGGAGCAAGTGGAGCTAGAATTCTAGTAACATTACTTCATGCTATGGAAGAAAGAGATGCTAAAAAAGGTTTAGCTACTCTTTGCATCGGTGGCGGAATGGGAACATCTTTATTAGTTGAAAGATTATAATTAACTATATTAACTATATAAAAAGTGCCTATACATTTTAAAATGTATAGGACTTTTTGTTTTTTGCTATTAATTTAGGTAATACTATTTTTAAAAAGCAAACGAGGTTTTAATATGAATGACTATTTAACTATTTTGCTCAGAATATTTACTATATTGCCTTTACTATTAATTTTAACTATATATATAATGGGAAAAAGGTCCATAGGAGAGTTACCGGTTTTTGATTTTCTAATCATAATTATTCTTGGCTCTGTGGTAGGTGCAGATATTGCAGATCCTAACATTAATCATATGCCAACTGCTTTTGCTGTCGCAGTACTTGCAATATTTCAATTTATAATGAGTACCCTAATAATTAAGAAGCGTTGGTTTGGTAGGTTGGCATCCTTTGAGCCTACTTTAATAATTCAAGATGGGATTTTTTTAGTAAATAACATGAGAAGAATAAAATACAGTATAGACGAAGTATTAATGATGCTTAGGGAGAAGGATGTATTTGATTTTTCTATAGTACAATTTGGCATAATTGAATCTAATGGT from Serpentinicella alkaliphila harbors:
- a CDS encoding AI-2E family transporter, translated to MKITWDKQYLKYSLYAALTIALSIIIYQVLDNAGHLLNKGGEYFRFIRSLLRPFIIGGFVAYLLNPGVRWFEKRVYSRIESFKNRNKLIRVISILTIYFIFIGFITIISLKVAPQIAQNIRDISRRVPEYFNYTSNLITQWINELQAESIYNFSQHVERNIREIFNKTSEILDYVLNNVVISIMSITSGILNFILALIIAFYMLMDKESFKEGVEKLLSVVMLDENVKKIKDFGREADELFGKFIVGKSIDSFIIGCMCLVGLSLMNIRYALLLAVMVGITNMIPYFGPFIGGVPAVLVTFFDSPVKALWVMLFILALQQFDGLFLGPKILGDSVGLSPFWIIFSIVVGGGIAGVLGMFLGVPMFAIIRLLTIRIIDKQLDKKKNRTKRELT
- a CDS encoding DMT family transporter encodes the protein MIILYGMMAVLAGAMVTVSSALNAQVGRRHGIYTAALINNSLATVITGVILLFLYNGLGIQANVLLEIPTWALFGGVAAIIIVVGSNVIIPQMPIIYTSLLVFIGQFSMGLVMDILNGRSLSGGKLFGFLLVLGGLLYNFYIDKTGNR
- a CDS encoding DMT family transporter, which codes for MIKLAALLIGALIAIMIQMNGTLGEFTNVYFSSFFTHGIGAVGILFLLIFVKQNKNKDINLSKYFYIGGALGAVIIILNNLSFQALGVSMTVALTLLGQVTASIVIDNCGLLNMEKVSFNKKKVVGLFLIIIGIVVMMFF
- the thrB gene encoding homoserine kinase, whose protein sequence is MFIKVTVPATTANIGPGFDCLGIALSLYNTIEVKEIEEGIKVEVDGIIENDLEVNKENLVYKSMNRIFKEIGYTPKGIYIRQVNNIPFSRGLGSSAACIVGGLLAANELVGNPYSKDQILKMAVEIEGHPDNVAPALFGGFVVSTSRNERVSYIKSTLNENLKFLVGIPKEGLSTKTSREALPNEVVFEDAVFNTGNAALLVAAFMSGDYSKISEAISDRLHQPYRLKLMESLEKIFIEAHNENLKSIFLSGAGPTIIALDWSDNQEKEKLFAEVLQTVDKNWEMLKLTVDNKGAIVEL
- a CDS encoding acetyl-CoA C-acetyltransferase, which produces MREVVIVSAVRTPVGSFNGALAGVSAGELGAIAIKEALIRAGITGEQVDEVYMGCILQAGLGQGVARQASIGAGIPVEVPATSVNILCGSGLRTVGMAAQTIIAGDNDIVVAGGTESMSNSPYLLPKARWGMRMGHEKVIDSMIMDGLTDAFHNYHMGITAENVAEKYGITREEQDQFALGSQNKAEAAQRAGLFDKEIVPVTIQTRKGEIVVDKDEYIKYGTTLEGLQKQKPAFKKDGTVTAGNASGINDGAAAIVVMSADKAKELGLKPIAKIVAFANAGVDPSIMGIGPIPATQKALARAGWTVEDLELIESNEAFAAQSLAVVKGLNLDATKVNVKGGAIAIGHPIGASGARILVTLLHAMEERDAKKGLATLCIGGGMGTSLLVERL
- a CDS encoding aminopeptidase; translation: MADIRLNRLAKLLVEYSAEVKKGDKVYIQAEDIAIPYIVEVAKEAIKKGAIVETIVKIPEVTECLYKYGDEEQISSPSKRLKQVVNNADVYLTAWGTKNTRSNTNIDSKKIQQLARGNKETREEFSRKIGTGEIRWCGTQFPTHGDAQEAGMSLAEYEDFVYGAGLLDKEDPISEWKRIEEEQERWIKYLDTKHELHIRSKDTDIKVNISGRKWINCCGKENFPDGEIFTSPVEDGVNGHITFSFPGIYAGKEIENIYLEVQNGKVVKATASKGEDLLQALLDTDEGARFFGEVAIGTNYGIKKFTRNMLFDEKIGGTIHMAIGDSMLEARGKNRSAIHWDMLCDMRESGEIYADGQLFYKDGRFIDSVL
- a CDS encoding DUF421 domain-containing protein produces the protein MNDYLTILLRIFTILPLLLILTIYIMGKRSIGELPVFDFLIIIILGSVVGADIADPNINHMPTAFAVAVLAIFQFIMSTLIIKKRWFGRLASFEPTLIIQDGIFLVNNMRRIKYSIDEVLMMLREKDVFDFSIVQFGIIESNGKITVLKKPEEVPLKPSHMNIPGKSEDLPIVIVLEGKVDKNSIKLNNLTEEWAKETLRSNGYNNIKDIFIASYTKEKGLVVSTYNQNQNIRTIGH